A genomic segment from Sander vitreus isolate 19-12246 chromosome 3, sanVit1, whole genome shotgun sequence encodes:
- the p2ry12 gene encoding P2Y purinoceptor 12 encodes MTLMERNTTLPLFLGNHSHTNSSTCSRDNVLKTVVFPVLYSFLFVVGLLLNGVAVWVFFRIPSKSHFIIYLKNIVVADVIMTFTFPFKVLSDSNMASTGLRLFVCRVSSVLFYLTMYISILFFGLISIDRCRKTLKPFRGTNAARLARRKLLSGAIWAFLLVLCLPNVILTRKTPTSPYFKCSNLKTEGGLYWHEVVNHVCQVIFWSNLVTVIVCYTLITKELYRSYARTKAHSSGGTVLGESTQKPHQAKRKMNANVFLVLAVFFVCFVPFHFARVPYTMSQTQRVLFDCKLKLFFFQLKESTLFLSSLNSVLDPLIYFFLCKSFRTTLFKTLRLPPGTCSRLTGRGSDTDTGSNALRNSSVCA; translated from the exons ATGACCCTCATGGAGAGAAACACAACTTTGCCCCTGTTCCTTGGCAATCACAGCCACACCAACAGCAGCACTTGTTCCCGTGACAACGTTTTGAAGACGGTGGTTTTTCCTGTTCTCTACTCCTTTCTCTTCGTGGTGGGACTGCTGCTCAACGGCGTGGCGGTTTGGGTGTTTTTTCGCATCCCCTCGAAGTCTCACTTCATTATATACCTGAAGAATATTGTGGTCGCGGATGTCATCATGACGTTCACCTTCCCTTTCAAG GTGTTATCAGACTCCAACATGGCTTCCACTGGGCTGCGCTTATTCGTGTGTCGGGTCTCCTCAGTGCTCTTCTACCTCACCATGTATATCAGCATCCTCTTCTTCGGCCTCATCAGCATCGATCGCTGCAGAAAAACCCTCAAGCCCTTTAGGGGGACTAATGCAGCCCGGTTGGCCCGTCGCAAACTCCTTTCCGGAGCCATCTGGGCCTTTCTGCTGGTTCTGTGTCTGCCCAATGTGATCCTGACACGTAAAACCCCAACGTCTCCATATTTCAAGTGCAGCAACCTGAAGACAGAGGGTGGGCTGTACTGGCATGAGGTGGTAAATCATGTCTGTCAAGTGATTTTCTGGAGCAACCTTGTGACTGTGATAGTATGCTACACTCTAATCACCAAAGAGCTTTACAGATCCTACGCCCGCACTAAGGCCCACAGCAGTGGAGGGACTGTATTGGGGGAATCAACTCAGAAACCCCACCAGgccaaaagaaaaatgaatgcaaatgtgTTCCTGGTTCTGGCTGTGTTCTTTGTGTGCTTTGTGCCATTTCACTTTGCCCGTGTGCCATACACCATGAGCCAGACTCAAAGGGTTCTCTTTGATTGCAAACTCAAACTCTTCTTCTTTCAGCTCAAGGAAAGTACGCTCTTCCTGTCATCTTTAAACTCTGTTCTGGACCCTCTCATTTACTTCTTCCTCTGTAAATCCTTCAGGACCACTCTGTTCAAGACCCTGCGGCTACCTCCAGGTACCTGTAGCAGGCTAACAGGGAGAGGGTCAGACACGGACACAGGCAGCAACGCTCTCAGAAACTCTTCTGTCTGTGCATAA
- the LOC144515304 gene encoding P2Y purinoceptor 13-like: protein MNNTLSNTSIKCVRDTSVTSVIFPCLYSILFIVALILNSLAAWIFFSIPSSSTFVVFLKNVVVADLLMTLTIPLRVLSDAGVGHWQLRAFHCRYSAVLFYITMYISILLLGLISLDRYLKIVRPPGRCALQRVRVGQALSAAVWVVMLSLALPNVILSDQPPRVSGGRLKCTSMKSKAGLLWHEGFNYFCQVVFWGTLALMVVCYTFISKKVYESYKASKSKSQAVSRRTKAKVFVVVGVFFICFAPFHFARVPYTLTQTGSMMSHCQAQNILYIAKETTLWLSATNVCLDPLIYVFLCKVFSKRLAAAICCRPLHKGAMESHTATSTQMEMSQIGQSNRLSYSGMSQ, encoded by the exons ATGAACAACACACTGTCAAACACTTCCATCAAGTGTGTTCGGGATACCAGTGTCACATCTGTGATTTTCCCCTGCCTATACAGCATCCTCTTTATAGTCGCCCTGATACTGAATTCCCTGGCTGCATGGATCTTCTTCAGCATCCCCAGCTCGTCAACATTTGTTGTCTTTCTTAAAAATGTG GTGGTGGCTGACTTGCTGATGACCCTGACCATCCCTCTGAGAGTCTTAAGTGATGCAGGTGTGGGTCACTGGCAACTACGCGCCTTCCACTGCCGATACTCTGCTGTTCTCTTCTACATCACCATGTACATCAGCATCCTCTTGCTGGGCCTCATTAGCCTGGACCGCTACCTGAAGATAGTCAGGCCCCCCGGGAGGTGTGCCCTGCAGCGGGTTCGTGTTGGTCAGGCGCTGAGTGCTGCTGTCTGGGTGGTCATGTTGTCTTTAGCATTACCCAACGTTATCCTAAGTGACCAGCCGCCACGGGTTTCTGGAGGCAGACTGAAGTGCACCTCCATGAAGAGCAAAGCCGGCCTTCTCTGGCATGAAGGATTCAACTACTTCTGTCAG GTGGTTTTCTGGGGCACGCTGGCCTTGATGGTGGTTTGCTACACGTTCATCAGCAAGAAGGTTTATGAGTCATACAAAGCCTCAAAGAGCAAATCTCAAGCAGTCAGTCGCAGAACCAAGGCAAAGGTTTttgtggtggtgggggtgtttttcatctgctttGCCCCCTTTCACTTTGCACGCGTTCCCTACACTCTGACGCAAACTGGCAGCATGATGAGCCATTGCCAGGCCCAGAATATTCTCTACATCGCAAAGGAAACCACCCTGTGGCTGTCGGCCACTAATGTGTGTCTGGACCCGCTTATCTATGTGTTCCTGTGTAAGGTGTTTAGTAAAAGACTGGCAGCTGCAATCTGCTGTAGGCCACTCCACAAAGGTGCCATGGAGTCTCACACAGCAACATCAACTCAAATGGAGATGTCACAGATTGGCCAAAGTAACAGACTGTCATATAGTGGGATGTCACAGTAA